In Campylobacter sp. RM16187, the DNA window CTAGAGCAATATAAAAACTTTGATTAATATCCGAATTATTTAACAGCCTATCTAAATTAATACTCATTCTTCCAATCTTATATTTGATTTTGCCGTATATCAAAAAATATATTGAACATTCATTATATAAATATTATTGCCACAAAAACCAGACTAGAGAACTTACTATTTGCATTAATTTTTTAACTCCATTTCCGTATAGCACATAAGCACACAACCTAAAACTATAAAACAACAATTATTTTATAAAAAACAATAATTCAACAATATATTTGTAGGATTTATCTCTATAGTAGCAAATAAAGAAATATTTATAAATAATACTATAAAAAATGTCTATTATCTATAAATATAACTTTTGACCGCTATAAAAATCCCAAGAACAGTATGTATTATAAAAAAGTTAGAAATATAGCAAATTTGCAAGACTTAATTTTATATAAAAATTACACTATATCTTGCTAAAATTTATTTATACACTTTTTAATATTATAAAAATAAATGACAAAATTATATTTTATTTATATTGTCTATACTTTTTATAACACATAAATTTCGAGGATTATAGCATAAAATATTATAATTATGTCCATACAATAATGTAACTTTGTATCTATGTGTTACAAAATTTCATTATGTTACAAATTTACAAAAAAATAATTTGTAAAGTTAATTATTGGTTTATAGCAATTTTAAACGACTTTTTGGCAAAATCCATAAAATTTAAATATAAGGAAGATAATGGTTGAGATTAAAAATTTAGTTATGAGATTTAACGCGCAGCTTCTGTTTGAAGATGTAAATTTAAAGCTAAATCGCCAAAACAGATACGGACTCATCGGTGCAAACGGAGCCGGCAAATCAACGTTTTTAAAGATTTTATCAGGCGAACTTGAGGCAAATTCAGGCGACATCATCATCGAAAACGGTCTTCGTGTAGGCACGCTCGGACAAGATCAGTTTGCATTTGAAAATTTTACTATCAAAGACGCCGTTTTATACGGCAACAAGCGCCTTTATGACGCGGTTAAAGAGAAAGAAAAGCTTTATATGAGCGAGGAATTTACTGATGAGATAAATGAGCGCCTGGGCGTTTTAGAGATGATAACGGCTGAAGAAGATCCAAGCTATGAGTATGAAACAAGGATAGAAAAAATTCTAAGCTCGCTTGGCTTTAGCGACTTTGATAAGCTTATGAGCGAGGTTGAAAACTCTGATAAATTTAAGGTGCTTTTGGCTCAAGTGCTCTTTCCAAAGCCTGATATTTTATTTTTAGACGAGCCAACCAACAACCTTGATATCGAAAGCATAAAATGGCTTGAAAACGAGCTAAATCGCCACGAAGGCACGATGGTTGTTATAAGCCACGACCGCCACTTTATAAATGCCGTTTGCACGCATATTTTAGATGTTGATTTTAAGAGAATTCGCGAATTTACGGGCAACTACGACGACTGGTATATCGCATCAACCCTCGTTGCAAAGCAGCATGAGATGGAGCGCGATAAGAAGCTCAAAGAAAAAGAGGAGCTTGAGAAATTTATCGCCAGATTTAGCGCAAACGCAAGCAAAGCTCGCCAAGCTACAAGCCGTCAAAAGCAGCTAAGCAAGCTTGATATAGAAGAGATCAAAGTCTCAAGCAGACGCGATCCAAGCATACTTTTCCGTACTAAACGCGACATAGGAAATGAAATTTTAGAAGTGCGAAGCATAAGCAAAAAATTTGATAAAACGCTTTTTGAAAATTTTAGCTTTAAGCTTGAAAAGAACGACAAGGTAGCCATTATCGGCGCAAACGGTGTGGGCAAAAGCACGCTTTGTAAGATTATAATTGGCGAGGTTAAGCCAGATAGCGGCGATATCCACATAGGAGCAACTATCGAGCCAAGCTACTTCGCGCAAGATACGACAAATAAAATCTCAGGCGATCTAAAGCTATACGAATGGCTGCAAGATGAGAAAAACAAAGACTTAGACGAGATTAGAAAGTGTCTTGGTAGGATGCTATTTAGCGGCGCAGAGCAGGAAAAATCAGTAAGCGCGCTAAGCGGAGGTGAAAAACACCGATTAATGCTTAGTAAGATCATGCTTGATCGCGGAAATTTGCTGATATTAGATGAGCCAAACAACCACCTTGACCTCGAGGCGATCATCGCTCTTGGCGAGGCGCTTTATAAATTTAGCGGAAATGTTATCTGCGTAAGCCACGACAGAGAGCTTATTGACGCCTTTGCAAACCGCATTATCCACCTTAAAGGAGATGGCGAGATCGTTGATTTTAAAGGCACGTTTGAAGAGTATATGGAGCAGCTTGAGGCCGGAGTTTAAGTGCATGATAAAGGTTTTGTTCGTATGTCACGGCAATATCTGCAGAAGCACGATGGCTGAGTCGTTATTTACTCATATAGTAGCGCAGCGCGCTTTAGCGAGCAAATTTGAGATAGCTTCAGCCGGCACAAGTAGCGAAGAGATCGGTAATCCCGTTCATCACGGCACTCAAACACAACTAAAGCAAAACGGCGTAGCAGTCGTGCCTCATAGAGCGGTGCAGATGAAAAAGAGCGATATAGACTACTACGACCACATAATCGCAATGGACACGGCAAATATAAAAAATATCGAGCGTATCGCGGGATTTAAAAGCCCAAAAGTTACAAAGCTGCTGTCATTTGCAGGTTCTAGTGATGATGTCGCTGATCCTTGGTATACAGGCGATTTTGAAACTACATTTAAAGATATCAAGATGGGCTTAGAAGGGTTTTTGTCCGCTTTAAAATTTTAGGCTGAATTTGCCTAGCCTTTAGCTAATGAAATTTTGAAAACCATGCACCGCCTAAAAACTGGCAGTGCATGAAATTTATCTATTTTGCTTTTGCGGCTTTAGCCTGCTCTTCAAGATACGGTATCAAGTAGCCATAACCCTCTTTTTCCATATCCTCTTTTGGGATAAATTTAAGCGCAGCGCCGTTTATGCAGTATCTTAGCCCGCCCTTATCTCTTGGACCATCGTCAAAAACGTGTCCAAGGTGCGAGTCAGAAAGACTTGTGCGCACCTCAACCCTTCTCATGCCGTAGCTATTATCGGCCACTTCGCCAAGCAAGGAGCCATCTATCGGCTTAGTAAAGCTTGGCCAACCGGATCCTGAGTTAAATTTGTCATAAGATGAAAAAAGCGGTTGATTGTTTGTGATATCTACATAAATTCCCTCGCGCTTTTCGTCGTTTAGCTCACTTGTAAACGGTCTTTCGGTGGCTGAGTTTTTCACAACATCATAAGCCAAGTCGCTAAGCTCTCCTTTAAGTTGTTTATCGTCTTTATTTTTATAGTCTTTTAGTTTTTCCATATCCATTTTCGCCTCTTTCTTTTTACTGCTTAGCACCGCGTCTTTTGGAGGCAAGCTCTCAAATGTCACGTGGCAGTATCCGTTTGGATTTTTAGTTAAGTAGTCTTGATGATACTCCTCTGCTTTGCTGATATTTTGCAGCGGCATAACCTCGACAACTATCGGCTTGCTATACTCTTTTTGCTTGTTTTTTATAAACTCTAAAATTTCAGCCTCATCTTTTGGATCTGTAAAGTAAATTCCCGTTCTATACTGAGTTCCGCGGTCGTTGCCTTGCTTGTTTAAGCTGGTCGGATCAATCGTATAGAAAAAATACTTAAGCAGATGAGCCAAATCGATAACATACTCATCATACTCGACATATACGGCCTCAGCGGCGTTTGTGTTGCCGTAGCTTACTTGCTGGTAGCTTGGATTTGGCACTTTTGAGTTTGCGTATGCTACGTATGTGCTCTTTACTCCCGGAAGCTGCTTAAGATAAGCCTCTGTGCCCCAAAAGCACCCTCCTGCTAAAACTATGCTCTTATTTCCCATTTCGGCTCCTTTTGCCCATGTTGATACGGCTGCGACAAGTAGAGCCGCAACAATTTTTTTTATCATTTTCTCTCCTCATTTCTGATTTATGTTGAAATGATACATGAGTTTTGTAAAGAGAGTGTGAAATTTATCTTGTAAATTTATTTGCAAAGATCGGCAAGGCTAGAAATTTAACCCCCTCTATCTCAAAAACATTTGCAAACTCATAAAATTTCTTAAACTCATCCTCTTTAAATTTAGCGCTCCAAGCCGCGCCAAGCTCGTTAAATTCGCGTTCAAATTCGCTCAAATTTTCTTTTTCAAAAAAGTGATCAAACCTTGAGATCAAAGCAAAAGGAACGAAAAACAGACACTCGCTCTTTTGCTCGAAATTTTCTAGCTTTGCCTCATTTATCGCCAAATTTACAGCCGAGCTATAAGCCCTCACAAGCCCGCCCGTGCCAAGCTTGATCCCGCCAAAGTAGCGCACTATAAATACACCTGCATTTATCAAATTTGCTCCACGCAAAGCGTTTAAGCTAGGTGCCCCGCTCGTGCCTTTTGGCTCTCCGTCATCGCTTTGGTTTTCTACGATTTGATTGTATTTATTTAGTTCGCGGTAGGCCCAGACTATATGCACGGCTTTTGGATGCTCGGTTTTAAGGCGCTCGTGCACTGTTTTAAACTCGCTAAGCGGCACAAGATAGCTTAAAAATGTAGATTTTTTGATCTCGCTTTTAGCTGTGTAAATTTCGGATATAGTCTGCATAACGAATAAATTTCCTAAAATTTTTAGTTGATTTTAGCAAATTTGTAAAATTTAAAGAAGTTAAAAAGGGTAAAGAGAGCGGAAAATCCGCTCAAATTTTGCAAAATTATTTACGAGTAGCCGCATCAGGAGTAAATAAAGGCTTATTCATAAGCTTAAAGTCAGCTATGAATTTTTGCCCTTTCTCGCCTGTTATCCACTCGATAAATTTATTTGCGTTTTCTACGTCGGTTTTTGCGCAGTGTTTAGGATTTACGGCGATTACAGAGTAGAAATTTTTAAGATCGTCATCGCCCTCATTTACGATTACAAGAGCCGGATCATTTTTCATATTCGCTTCGTATTTGATGTATGTGCCACGATCCGTAAACGTAACGCCTTTTTGCTCGGCAGCCGCATTTATCGTAGCTAGCATGCCCTGACCTGTTTGAGCGTACCAAGCGTCTTTCTCAGGAACTTCGCCTGCGACTTTTTTCCAGATGCCTTTTTCTTTGTTGTCGGTGCCTGATTTATCGCCGCGTGAGAAGAATTTGATGCCTTCAGCCTTAATCATCTCAAAAGAGCCTTTTATGTCTTTGCCCTTAAATTTAGGCGCGATTGATTTATCGGCGATCAAAACAAAGTCGTTGTACATTACGGCTTTGCGCTCAACGCCAAATCCCTTTTCTACGAACTCTTTTTCAACCTTTGGCGAATGCACGAAAAGTATGTCTGCATCGCAGTTCTCGCCAAGTTTAAGTGCCGCTCCCGTACCTACGGCAGTCCATTTTAGATCCACTCCAGTTTCAGCCTTATAAACAGGATAGATAGCATCTAGCAAGCCTGTGTTATCGGTGCTTGTTGTGGTTGCCATCACAAGGTCGCTGTCGGCTGCAAAAACAGTAGATGCAACAACTAATGAGCTTAGGATTAATTTCTTCATTTTCTCCCCTTAAAATTTTAATAAAGATGTGCTATCATAGCAGATTTTAAATAAATTTAAATCAAATTTGGGAAATTAATTTTGGATTATATCTTAGAGGGCATTATCTCGGCGTTTCACCTGCTTTTAAACGGCGATGCAGAGACTTATTCAGCGATTAAGGCGACACTTTATACATCAAGCGTATCGATACTACTTGCTATCATTTGCGGATTTCCGATCGGCTTTGTTCTGGGCTTTTACAACTTCTTTGGAAGAAAATTTTTAAGACTTCTAAGCGACACCGCCCTAGCCATACCGACAGTCGCCATCGGACTTATACTTTATGCTTTTATCTCAAGGCAAGGGCCTTTTGGAGAGCTTGGGCTTCTATTTACGCTAAAAGCGGTGATGCTCGGGCAATTTGTACTAGCCATACCTATCGTAGTTTCGCTTACCGCAAGCGTGATAGAAAATATGGAGCGCAAGCACTATCTTACGCTTATGAGCTATCGTTTAAGCGGCGTTAAGCTCATCCTAGCGGTGCTTTATGAGCTTAGATACTCGCTGCTTGTGGTTTTTGCCACAGCTTACGGCAGGATCGTAGCCGAAGTTGGCGTTGCCATGATGATAGGCGGCAACATCAAGTGGTTTACCCGCACGATAACCACAGCGATTTCGCTTGAGACAAACAAGGGCGAATTTTCGATGGGTATCGCGCTTGCTTTAGTGCTCATTTTCATCGCATTTGCCGTAAATTTAACCATCCACCAACTAAGAAGGCTTGACAAGTGATAAAGCTTAAAGATGTGCTAGTAAGCTACGAAAAAAATATGGTTTTAGATGTAAAAGAGCTGGAGCTAAAAACTGACGGCATAACCGCTCTTATGGGCAACAACGGAAGCGGCAAAAGCACGCTTATAAGGGTTATCTCCTTTCTTCAAAAGCCAAATTCGGGCTATGTAGAAATTTGGAAAGAGAGTAAGCCCGGTCTAGAAACCCTACGTAAAATTTCAGTGCTTTTTCCAGAGCCAATGCTTCTAAAAAGAAGCGTTAAGCAAAATTTTGAATTTGCTTTAAAAAGTAGAAATTTAGAGCGTGAATTTAGCCAAAGAGTTGGCGAAGCACTTGAGCTTGTGGGGCTTGATAAGAGCTTTTTGGATAAGAAAAACTATGAGCTTAGCTCGGGTCAAACTCAGCGTGTGGCATTTGCGCTCGTGCTTGCTCTGCGCTCAAAGCTAAATTTGCTCGATGAGCCGACAAATAGCGTGGATCTAGCTACTTCAAAGCTATTTGGCAAGGCGGTGGAGTATCAACGCGAGCAGTATAAAAGCGGATTTATAATCGCAAGCCACGACGAAAAATGGCTAAGCGCAATCGCGCAAGATAGCGTGTTTTTACATAGAGGTAAGGTAAGCGAATTTGAGATAAAAAACATATTTGAAAATCAAAACGGCTTTTTAAATTTTGGCTCTGATGTAAAATTTAGCTTGCCGCAAGCTCTAAAAAACGCAAATAAAATCGCAATCAATCCAAATAAAATAATCCTAAGCAAAGAGCCGTTTGGTGGCGGATTTATCGGACTTATACACTCAGTTTCCATCATTTACGGCACATATCTTTTGGCTAAGGTTAAGATCGGAGACTTCTTAATAAAAGCGGTCGTTAGCAGCGATAAATTTATAGATAATAAGCTGGTAACCGGCGAAAATGTCTATTTTGGCTTTAGCGACGAAGCGTTTTTGGATATAGAATAAATTAAAAATTTATAAATTTCCTGATATGATAATGATTTTTAAATCAAAAAAGGTTAAAAATCAAAAATGAATCCGAAAATTTCTCTTAGTTTTGCTATGAAAATAATCGCAATGATAGTTTTAGGTGCCATATCAAGCGGCTCAAGTATGCTCATACTATTTTTTATAAACAAATACCTTCTCACTCTAACGGAAAAAAACTCTCTTGTTTTAGTCGCTTTCTTCGGGCTGTTAATAGCATTTCTAGCATCGTCAATACTATCTAGAATAGCGCTTTCCACGATAGGCAACAACTTTGTTTTTGATATGCGAATGAAGATAGTAAAGCGCATCCTAGACACTCCAAACCAAAAAATAACCGCCATAGGCAAGTCAAATCTACTAGCCTCCCTATCAAGCGATATCACAAGCCTTACAAACGGTTTTACAAGGATTCCTGATATCATCCAAGGCTGTCTTGTGATTTTTTTTGCAAGTTTTTATATAGCCTATCTGTCGTATGAAATTTTTATATTTTTACTTATCTGGATGAGCGTTACTATCTTTATCAGCAATACCTCTATGAAAAACATCTACAAATACTACGGGCTTCATAGGCAAAACGAAGATACGCTATACAAGGATTATCAAACCAGTATCGAAGGTCATAGGGAACTAAGCCTGAATTTAGAGCGCTCAAAAAGGCTTTATAACGATAGGTTTATACCCAATGCAAAAAGTCTTCGCTCAAATATCATAAAAACCGAAATTTTTTCATCATTTGCAAGTAACTGGATTAGCTCTATGATGCTTGGAGCTATCGGCGTGATCATATATGTATGTCTTGCTTATAAGGTTACAACTCTGCAAGATGCTATCACTATAGCTTTAACGATACTTTTTCTAAGAGCTCCGATTATGATGGTTGTATCAAGTATTCCTAGTATATTTAAGTCAAAAATAGCCTATGAA includes these proteins:
- a CDS encoding ABC-F family ATP-binding cassette domain-containing protein gives rise to the protein MVEIKNLVMRFNAQLLFEDVNLKLNRQNRYGLIGANGAGKSTFLKILSGELEANSGDIIIENGLRVGTLGQDQFAFENFTIKDAVLYGNKRLYDAVKEKEKLYMSEEFTDEINERLGVLEMITAEEDPSYEYETRIEKILSSLGFSDFDKLMSEVENSDKFKVLLAQVLFPKPDILFLDEPTNNLDIESIKWLENELNRHEGTMVVISHDRHFINAVCTHILDVDFKRIREFTGNYDDWYIASTLVAKQHEMERDKKLKEKEELEKFIARFSANASKARQATSRQKQLSKLDIEEIKVSSRRDPSILFRTKRDIGNEILEVRSISKKFDKTLFENFSFKLEKNDKVAIIGANGVGKSTLCKIIIGEVKPDSGDIHIGATIEPSYFAQDTTNKISGDLKLYEWLQDEKNKDLDEIRKCLGRMLFSGAEQEKSVSALSGGEKHRLMLSKIMLDRGNLLILDEPNNHLDLEAIIALGEALYKFSGNVICVSHDRELIDAFANRIIHLKGDGEIVDFKGTFEEYMEQLEAGV
- a CDS encoding low molecular weight protein-tyrosine-phosphatase encodes the protein MRPEFKCMIKVLFVCHGNICRSTMAESLFTHIVAQRALASKFEIASAGTSSEEIGNPVHHGTQTQLKQNGVAVVPHRAVQMKKSDIDYYDHIIAMDTANIKNIERIAGFKSPKVTKLLSFAGSSDDVADPWYTGDFETTFKDIKMGLEGFLSALKF
- the msrB gene encoding peptide-methionine (R)-S-oxide reductase MsrB, with translation MKKIVAALLVAAVSTWAKGAEMGNKSIVLAGGCFWGTEAYLKQLPGVKSTYVAYANSKVPNPSYQQVSYGNTNAAEAVYVEYDEYVIDLAHLLKYFFYTIDPTSLNKQGNDRGTQYRTGIYFTDPKDEAEILEFIKNKQKEYSKPIVVEVMPLQNISKAEEYHQDYLTKNPNGYCHVTFESLPPKDAVLSSKKKEAKMDMEKLKDYKNKDDKQLKGELSDLAYDVVKNSATERPFTSELNDEKREGIYVDITNNQPLFSSYDKFNSGSGWPSFTKPIDGSLLGEVADNSYGMRRVEVRTSLSDSHLGHVFDDGPRDKGGLRYCINGAALKFIPKEDMEKEGYGYLIPYLEEQAKAAKAK
- a CDS encoding IMPACT family protein translates to MQTISEIYTAKSEIKKSTFLSYLVPLSEFKTVHERLKTEHPKAVHIVWAYRELNKYNQIVENQSDDGEPKGTSGAPSLNALRGANLINAGVFIVRYFGGIKLGTGGLVRAYSSAVNLAINEAKLENFEQKSECLFFVPFALISRFDHFFEKENLSEFEREFNELGAAWSAKFKEDEFKKFYEFANVFEIEGVKFLALPIFANKFTR
- the tupA gene encoding tungstate ABC transporter substrate-binding protein TupA — protein: MKKLILSSLVVASTVFAADSDLVMATTTSTDNTGLLDAIYPVYKAETGVDLKWTAVGTGAALKLGENCDADILFVHSPKVEKEFVEKGFGVERKAVMYNDFVLIADKSIAPKFKGKDIKGSFEMIKAEGIKFFSRGDKSGTDNKEKGIWKKVAGEVPEKDAWYAQTGQGMLATINAAAEQKGVTFTDRGTYIKYEANMKNDPALVIVNEGDDDLKNFYSVIAVNPKHCAKTDVENANKFIEWITGEKGQKFIADFKLMNKPLFTPDAATRK
- the tupB gene encoding tungstate ABC transporter permease TupB is translated as MDYILEGIISAFHLLLNGDAETYSAIKATLYTSSVSILLAIICGFPIGFVLGFYNFFGRKFLRLLSDTALAIPTVAIGLILYAFISRQGPFGELGLLFTLKAVMLGQFVLAIPIVVSLTASVIENMERKHYLTLMSYRLSGVKLILAVLYELRYSLLVVFATAYGRIVAEVGVAMMIGGNIKWFTRTITTAISLETNKGEFSMGIALALVLIFIAFAVNLTIHQLRRLDK
- the tupC gene encoding tungstate ABC transporter ATP-binding protein TupC, with translation MIKLKDVLVSYEKNMVLDVKELELKTDGITALMGNNGSGKSTLIRVISFLQKPNSGYVEIWKESKPGLETLRKISVLFPEPMLLKRSVKQNFEFALKSRNLEREFSQRVGEALELVGLDKSFLDKKNYELSSGQTQRVAFALVLALRSKLNLLDEPTNSVDLATSKLFGKAVEYQREQYKSGFIIASHDEKWLSAIAQDSVFLHRGKVSEFEIKNIFENQNGFLNFGSDVKFSLPQALKNANKIAINPNKIILSKEPFGGGFIGLIHSVSIIYGTYLLAKVKIGDFLIKAVVSSDKFIDNKLVTGENVYFGFSDEAFLDIE
- a CDS encoding cyclic peptide export ABC transporter, producing the protein MNPKISLSFAMKIIAMIVLGAISSGSSMLILFFINKYLLTLTEKNSLVLVAFFGLLIAFLASSILSRIALSTIGNNFVFDMRMKIVKRILDTPNQKITAIGKSNLLASLSSDITSLTNGFTRIPDIIQGCLVIFFASFYIAYLSYEIFIFLLIWMSVTIFISNTSMKNIYKYYGLHRQNEDTLYKDYQTSIEGHRELSLNLERSKRLYNDRFIPNAKSLRSNIIKTEIFSSFASNWISSMMLGAIGVIIYVCLAYKVTTLQDAITIALTILFLRAPIMMVVSSIPSIFKSKIAYEKLKKLDLSEYEAEFNMSENFPQSWDRLTLKNINFRYSPDDGFGLSDINFEINRGEVVFLVGKNGSGKSTLFMILAGLLEPNGGEMYVDDVRITKENLKAYANTISAVFSDFYLFDEVLSDDDKFIDELLKKMFLDKKVSVKDDKFSTLNLSQGQRKRLAMVAALLEKRKFIILDEWAADQDPQFRKMFYKEILTELKKDGYTVFAISHDDAYFDCADKIYSIENGKLSQIK